Within the Arachis duranensis cultivar V14167 chromosome 10, aradu.V14167.gnm2.J7QH, whole genome shotgun sequence genome, the region GATAGAATTCTTGAGTTAGAGACTATTCCATTGGGGAGTTCTATTTCCGCTTTAATGGGAGCATTACCCGAGAAGTGTGATGATCCGGGCCCGGGCATGGTCACTTGTACCGTAGATGGGGTTCAATTTCTAGATTGTATGTGTGATCTCGGTGCATGCATTAGCATTATGCCTCTTTCTGTCTATCGTATATTGAGGCTACCACCATTGAAGAGGTCGACGACAAGATTTATTTTGGCGGACAAGAGCATAATATCCGTGACGGGTGTTACGGAAGATgtatttgtgaatataaaaggTTGGTGTTTCCAATTGATTTTTACGTTCTTGAGATGCCATCAAGCGAGTCCGAGATGGCATCATCTATCCTACTTAGGACACCATTTTTTAGGACCTCTAGGTTCAAGTTAGATGCCTACTCGGGAACCTACTCGTTTGAAATAGATGGGAGAGTCGTGAGTTTTAGCCAAGAAGAAGCAATGAAACACCCACTGGTGAATCATTCTCTATTCCGGTGTGACCCAATTGACAACATTGTGGCCAAAGTGCATTTTGCAAAGTTAGATGAGAAGCATATAATTGAAAATACAAGTGAAAATCCAAGTGAAGTGAATGCATTACCCCATCTGGATCATCCAAAAGTTCAAGCCTCAAGTCAAGACCAAAAGGTAGAATTAAAGCCACTACCACCCCACCTAAAGTACTCATATCTTGATGAAGCCCACAAATTCCCCGTGATTATTGCAAGGGAACTAAATCCTCAATAAGAAGAAAAGTTGCTATGTATATTGAGGAAGAACAAAAGGGCCATAGGGTGGAGCTTGGCGGATCTAGTGGGAATAAGCCCCCAAGTATGCGAGCACCGAATATTCTTCGAAGAAGGAGCTAGACCCGTTCGACAACCTCAAAGGCGACTCAATTCCACTATTCTTGAGGTTGTGAAAAAAGAGGTCACCCGGCTACTAGAAGCGGACATCATCTACCTTATTTCGGATAGTGAATGGGTGAGCCTGGTCTAAGTCGTGCCAAAGAAATCTGGGGTGACCACAATCAAGAATGAGAGCGTGGAGCTTATAGCAACAAGGGTGCAAAACTCTTGGAGGGTGTGCATTGACTACCAAAGGTTGAATGCGGCCACTAGAAAATATCATTTCCCACTACCATTCATCGACCAAATGCTTGATCAATTAGCCAGTAAAtctcattattattttctagacGGTTATTCGGGATACTTCCAAATACACATTGCtctagaagatcaagaaaaaataacattcatgggaatttgtctctcaacaaatttccttcagcaagtataccgaattgtcgtcaagtaaaaactcacaatagagtgaggtcgactcccacaaggattgattggtcaagcaattttaattggaagaatgctctagttgagctaagcagaaAATGGATATagaattgcagaaaagtaaatggcgggaaaataaatgacagaaaataaagtgcagaatcttaaatggggaattagggtgattagcatgaaagtaaatgacagaaagtaaagagaatgggtaagatcaggaATGGgaaaatcattgggttcaggaggtgttgcattctctggatcaagttcattctcatctcttctgCAATCAATGCATTgattaatctccttggcaatcttaaatgattgaatcccaattccttggcaatccaatctctctaaacttgaacaattacacaattccttgatttaattgctcatgagaagagatgaggtatggtcactgattataccacatgtatttccaaatcaaagtgttggtagggttacatgtcactatacccatccaaaccccaatttggtccaacatgagaaagcatttctagcatgatctccttatcccttttccaaggctcagaggagatccaattatggagagtttgtttcccaagataacaatcaaattagatgaagatcgaaagctttctagtaagatcaagagaaaagaaagaagaagaataatgaaaactatgattgatccatcaaattacaacagatcTCCCTAAcctaatgaaaggggtttagttttTCATAGCCTTGGAAAAtggaaatgaggaagaagaaagatacATTCTAACTCtagaagttgcagaaaagtaaaatatacagagtgtagtttTCTCCAATGTGCCAATCCCTCTtttagttcaaaactactcctatatatactactcctcttggtCTTCTAGTCAATTgtgcaagtcttggatatgggcctttgatcttaagTTGAAGCAGTTGggaatcttcagtgggctcagcttaagttgcagagagaaagtgatgTAAGCATGGACTTTGGCTTAGGGCGTTAGTGGCGTTAACGCTGAGTGACATtatgggttcgagaacgttagtggcaatcacattTCTTACTAACGTTCCCACCACATggcccacgttaactccaacgttagtggtactaacatgaccactaacgttgccttacaAACCTTCACAAGCGTTATtaggactcacctttcccaataatatTGCCTTGTGCCCCTAGTCCCCAcattagagctcacgttaactaagttaacgtggcttttaacgtgGTTATGTCTCATcctcgcaagcgttattggaactcacctttcccaataacgttgccttgtgcccctagtcctcacgttagagctcacgttaactaagttaacgtggctcttaatgtGGTTATGAATGCCAaaccaacgttagtgaaaaaggtgagtgtcactaacgttggctcatcaactTCAACTCCACGtcaactttcacgttagtggtcttaacatgACCACTTATCTGGGCAATGCAagcttgatccaacgttagtgacaaaagtgagtgtcactaacgttggaattgttcctctcttccgtgttagagtccacgttaacttagttaacatggctCTTAACATGGTTCATTGCCACATCCTGGAGCGTTAGTTTTGATCACAATTACCACATTccttgcataattctcatgaaataatgtaaaattcacaatatttgTCTAAATCAAGAAGTAGGTGTTCTTTTAtctaaaacttgcttatttcctaagaaaacgtatgaaactacactaaaacagtaaagaaaaggtcagtaaaacgggcctagatgccctggtatcacaacaccaaacttaaagcttgcttgtccctaagcaagtactgaaacagGAATGATGAATGAAAAGGCAAGAGGGATGAATCATTATTGTGGAAGTCAAATCCTTAGTTTTAtggagtttcatgcatagcaacatAGGTTCGTTCCTTTACCAggtttcagacctttatcatgtcctTGAACACTTGCTTGTTTACATCCCCTAAGACTTCCTAAttattgatccttccttcttttgttttcttaagATTTATTGTGTTCTTCCTTTGGCTGAGTgcttgatgacatgtcatcatatacctatttttctatgctttttcatacaagaaattgatgatttgtgcttaaatattgaatgcttttatacttaattggtatatttccttgatcttttaattttataaatcttgtaggaaataagaagaaaaagaagcaaagaagcaaaaaaaaaggagaaaaaaagagctttgggacacactttgaagttggatcacactttggagccttaggccacgcttttaaaagcgtggcccatgaccaaatcaaaggagaatAAGCAATTagcgcacactgccctgcccttgccaagggcagggcaatatcatgatgaaacaaagtgaggttggaagcaaattttcgctaagttaaaatctgggcgctcacagcatgaccatgcctacttcaaagggctataacttgagctacatacgttcgattgatgtgcttttagttgcgttggaaagctgacattcagagctttccaacgatatagagaaatccatatttggcgtacaattgaggcaggaacgaaaggcatctttaagggccaaaaataagcgaaaataaaccaatgtgcttccaccaaggttcgaagctggagcctcaccccAAAGCAAGTAGCGCTCAtttttctgctctgccctcttggagagcagggcaatgtcgtgctcttcatgaaaaatcaaggaaaacTGCTCCCCCAATtgctttcaccaaggttcgaacacaagacctccaaggaagccaagccttatgcgtgaattaggtgccaaggaaaccaaggaaaaggagcggcgtgtgcctccaccaagttttGAACTTGGAACCTCACCTtttggcaacattgccctgccctccgcaagggcagggcagcaattCTTGGTGCATGGCACAAAAActggcacggccagcgcacacATTGGCGCACAGCTTGGACGCACGGGCAGGGAGGCAAGGCGCACCaaagcaacattgccctgccctccacaagggcagggcagcatcctgaagGTCTCTCCCACACTTGGCACGTGACATGCTTCCTCACACaatttccctgctctgccctccacaagagcagggcagcctcctgggagcaacatgggccaaaattcaaccaaaatttcatttaaattcaatttttctccaaattgaatcaaggccaaccaaacccagttctcctcaaatccaaagcaagcaaagcccacatcatcactcaaaggcacatggatcaattaaattaggattttcatttttgtaatttNNNNNNNNNNNNNNNNNNNNNNNNNNNNNNNNNNNNNNNNNNNNAGGCATTAATAGGAGCTAAATCGGGGAGGCtggctccattagggagtagtagtagtagatagctctctctcatttaattttccttgttaaatctgaatcttggattgagaagtgaaggaattctgtttccttCTTGGTCTAAGATCTCTCTTGgttgttcttctgcataatttcagagaattgatagttgaatttgagttttcatttgctgcttcatttcttctttcttttgcaaactttttttttgttgaatcaaggaagggtttgagatctagacttgttctctagtctcattgattccctgagatcttcaacattcttttaaattgctgcaaattaagcatcgctttctatttttaattcttcaagcatttttacttttctgtttgaaATCTGCTACATCCCATTTCATATTCTAGCTCTCTGCTTGAatgctctttacattttcttgttgaattttaatttccagcaTCCCAGCCCcgttacttttcatgcaatttacttttcttacaatttaagtttcatctattttattttcttgctctttaagttttctgcccatttacattctgcaactttatcattcctgcaatttactttttgttgatcaacttcacacaattcacttcaatgttagcttgactaaactaatcacccactaaagttgcttgatccatcaatccctgtgggatcgacctcactctaagtgagttattactacttgatgtgacccggtacacttgccggttggatttgtgtgttggaaattccgTTTTCCgtaaaaacaccatcaagtttttggcgccgttgccggggattgattagatcaacaatgattgatagtggactttcagctgataatctcgagttagttaacccaagttatcaagtgataaggcactcctaagagcttattcatccaagtatatccccTATACAtgagcaccacagacacatgcctccaTCTTAAAACCCTTGCTGCCTAGCATTATTTCTTATTGTgttctcttccctttttttttaatgctctttttcttttcttattgggatcttattatttagttagtctcataggatgtgtttcaagcataggattcaggatagatagttgccttctttccttgttggtgaaccaacttagctaactaaTCTTCCTACCACAAACATATAGAATTCACTTCACAgaataactccactcttgtttttcatattatttcttttcatttggCTTAAGGAACAAACATACAAGTAAGCAAGATGAAGTTGAAAACCAGGGACACTAGACTAGTAATCATAGACTTTAACAACAATGAAACTTAAAAGCAGAATTAAAAATCCTAAActactatggaagcatgttctatttcatacatgattttccttatttaaagcttgaAAAGGTAGAGAACaagaaggaactccaccaccttttactcatgAGGTTGATCATGCTCtttttcttccttgtcttctttGTGTTCACTTGTGCTTCCCTGCATTCTTGTCATTCTGGCTTTCTTCCAATCTTCTAATGCCTTCCTTACTGATTCATGGCTCTTTTCAGCCCTTTCTCTTTCCTCTCGTGCTAGCTCATCTTTTACTTCCTCATACTTTGTGATTCCTGGATGCAGCACGGGCAGTTGTCCAACTAAGTATCCGAGCCTagcttgagtgtttatgtgataTCCTGTCTTACTCATATACACTCCTTCAAAAAAAGCTTTGTACTCATCGAATAtttctgcttgctctttttGTCTTCGATGCATATCATGAATGTGTGCATGGTAAGAAAAATTGTTACTCATgcttaaattgttgttcgaaattgattgTCCTTGGTGACGGCGCCAAAACCTGGTGCGTAataccatggtccaaacataacttcacaacttcgcacaactaaccagcaagtgtactgggtcgtgcaagtaataaaccttacgtgagtaagggtcgatcccacagagattgttgatatgaagcaagctatggtcaccatgtaaatcccagtcaggcggatttaactaatttaagaaattattggtttaaatatgattaatatgattggattagatatttaaaagataaataaaataaacaggaaataaagataaagttactcatgtaattcaatggtgggaattttagataggtgcatggaggtgctgtgttcctttcgaatctctactttcttattacattcatccaagccttcttactcctttccatggcaagctgtatatagggcatcaccgttgtcaatggctacatcccatcctctcagtgaaaatggtccaaatgctctgtcacagcacggctaatcatctgtcggttctcaatcaggttggagtaaaatccctttattcttttgcgtctgtcactaacgcccagccttcaagagtttgaagctcgtcacagtcattcaatcccggaa harbors:
- the LOC107469904 gene encoding uncharacterized protein LOC107469904, whose translation is MTYPSTFSNQDDTLQTILQGQKELQTTFASGLIGLTSTLHALLARTDPPSTSAPQAPNSSAIPSQPQPNPKGGINAITLRSGTQLKEKKVKDASPIIINQEEKGIEIEEIEEEEEAQVIVEDEETQPTSEAPKNKGAMEEEITQPIPFPTLAKKARKRMELDAKIVEMFKNVEVTIPLFDAIHQVPKYTKFLKDLCMNKDRILELETIPLGSSISALMGALPEKCDDPGPGMVTCTVDGVQFLDCMCDLGACISIMPLSVYRILRLPPLKRSTTRFILADKSIISVTGVTEDVFVNIKDGRVVSFSQEEAMKHPLVNHSLFRCDPIDNIVAKVHFAKLDEKHIIENTSENPSEVNALPHLDHPKVQASSQDQKVELKPLPPHLKYSYLDEAHKFPVIIARELNPQ